The Propionibacterium freudenreichii subsp. freudenreichii genome contains a region encoding:
- the rplQ gene encoding 50S ribosomal protein L17, whose product MPKPTKGPRLGGSPSHQRIILANLATQLFEHGKITTTQTKARRVQPFAEQLITKAKRGDLHSRRLAAKTVKDKFVLHRLFDEIAPTMAEREGGYTRVTKIGNRKGDNAPMAVIELITEKPSVKAAPKAADKAADVKADIETKAEKKADKANEASSEKVEAVEEKAEEAKAKSAEVKEAKKAERTVQESVEKSDHE is encoded by the coding sequence ATGCCAAAGCCCACAAAGGGTCCCCGTCTCGGCGGAAGCCCGTCGCATCAGCGGATCATCCTGGCCAACCTGGCCACGCAGCTGTTCGAGCACGGCAAGATCACGACCACCCAGACGAAGGCTCGTCGGGTGCAGCCGTTCGCTGAGCAGCTGATCACCAAGGCCAAGCGCGGCGACCTGCACTCGCGTCGCCTGGCGGCGAAGACCGTCAAGGACAAGTTCGTGCTGCACCGTCTCTTCGACGAGATCGCCCCCACGATGGCTGAGCGCGAGGGTGGCTACACGCGCGTCACCAAGATCGGCAACCGCAAGGGCGACAACGCCCCCATGGCCGTGATCGAACTGATCACCGAGAAGCCCTCTGTGAAGGCAGCTCCCAAGGCCGCCGACAAGGCTGCCGACGTGAAGGCCGACATCGAGACCAAGGCCGAGAAGAAGGCCGACAAGGCCAACGAGGCCTCCTCCGAGAAGGTTGAAGCGGTGGAGGAGAAGGCCGAGGAGGCCAAGGCCAAGAGTGCCGAGGTGAAGGAAGCCAAGAAGGCGGAGCGCACCGTTCAGGAGTCCGTGGAGAAGTCCGACCACGAGTGA